DNA from Micromonospora sp. M71_S20:
CGGATCCCCGCGGACCTGCCACCACCACCTACATCAAAGCCGACCTGCACGCCGTCGCCGCCGCCCTGGCCGCCCTCACCGGCCAACCCCACCCGCTGGTCGTAGCAGAGAGCGAGCAGCGGTTCCCCGCCCAGGACGCGGAGGACGGGGCGGCCGCACACCGCATTGGAACCCACCGCTAGACGGGTCGTGAAGCGCCGTCGCCGACGTCGGTGCTGGCGGGCAACGGTGCCATGGGCGGCAGCAGGTGCCTGATCCCCGCAGCGACGACCCACTGGGCCGCCGGCTGCTCCAGAAGCCATGGCGCGCAGTAGGAGTTTCCGTAACCCGCTGCGGTCTTGCACCTGCACAGGTTCCTGCCGCAGCCCGCGACGCCACTGGCCCCCAGGACCCCAGTGCCGATGCGACGGCTCGTCGAGAACCGCGACGAAGGCGCGGACAAGGCCGGGCCAGCTCGGCGTGCCCCACCAATGGCGGCACGCCAGCCCACCGACGCATGTCGATGTCAAGTGGTCAAGCGGAGGGTAGGAGCCGCCGCCGAGTGACGGCGGAGTCAGGAAGGTGAGGACGTGGAGTGCGGTACAAGCTGGCATTCAAAGGTCTTCCCGGCGGCCCGCCAGCCAGTGGAAGGGTGGTGTCCTACGACCGCTCGACGACCAGCTTCGACACGCCGGCGACGGCATCGATGTCGTAGCGGTCCTCGGCGTCGGCCCATCCGGTGGCTTCGACCTTGGTGCCGCCGGCCACTCCGGTGCGCGTCTTGCCGTCGACTGTGAGGACGCCGGCTCCGCCGGCGGCGCGCACGCGGACGGTGCCGACAGCCGGCGGCAAGGTCACCTGCGCCCGGGTGGCGCCGCCCGCGAGATGCACCTCGTCTACCAGACCGCTGCGCAGGTCGAGAATCTTCTCGCGGGTTCCACCGCGGAGCTGGATGCGCCACCGCACCGACTCATGCAGGGCGAATTCCACAAGCGCGGGACCGGTACCGCCACCACCGGTGGCCAGTCTGGCCACCACCGAGCCGTCGCCGGTGGTCACGGACGGACGAACCTTCGCTCCCTCGGGGGTGGATACCCGGTAGAGCTGGCCACCGAGGCCAGCTGGCCGCAGCACGAGTACGTACGCGGCCAGCCACCGTCTTCCCGTCCGTCCGAGCCTGGTCACGCACCAACCTCCCTGTGGCGATCCGACCGGACTTCCTCCACCCACGGCGCCCGCCCGCGCCCCTTACCCGTATCCGGGTAGGCCGGCGTCGCAGCGCTTCAGCGAGACAGAGCGCTCTCAGGGTCGCCTTCGACGGCGACGAGCGGCCCTTGATCCCTGCGCTTCTTCGCCTCTTTGTACAGCTGCTCCTTGGCGTGCCCTACGCGCCGTTGTGGGAATCCTTGCCATCGCGGTACCCCGTCGGCCCGTCGACGTGGACGTCCGTAGCTACCGAAGGAGCAATGCCCCACGTCGCCCGCTGCCACCCGAGGCCGCAGCAGCGTCCAACGTATCGCTGCGCCGCATCGGTGACGAGCCGTAACCGTGGCACACGGCGAGCACGGTTGATGCCGGAACCACCGCCAGCCGGCCCGCCACCCCGACCCGAGCCTGATCCCGAGGGCGTTCCTCACGACCGTCGTCGGGGCCGGGGGCGGGATCGACGCGACCCACTTCTCCGAGCTGGGTAACGGTGCCGGGGCCACGCCGCGTCGGTGCTCCGGCATACCGCCCGGCGGCGACCGGCCCGCAGTTCGGCAGGTCGAGTGATCAGCGTGCCGTTCCGATCCTCAATTGGATGGGCGATGGGCCTGCTGGGCCAGTGCTCGGCGCCGGCGCGTCAGTGTCACGCCGGCGGCCAGGGCGAGCAGCGCCAGCGCCGACGCGGCGACGGTCCACGGCCCCAGAACCGCCAGCCAGCCGCTGAGCGCTGTCTGAACGGCGCCGGCCGCGTCGATGATCGGGTCGTCCGTGTCACCTCGACCGGCGAAGACCCGCACCTCGTACCAGCCGTACCAGGCCACATATCCACCGGTGACCATCAGCAGCAGGCCGGCGACACGCCCCAGCAGCGGTGCGGCCCGACGGGTACGGCGCACCAGTGAATCGCGGGCCAACGCGACGGCCAGTGCGGCGGCCCCTACCGCGAGCCCCATACCCATCGCGTACGCCACGAAGAGGCCGATGCCGGAGAGCGCCGATCCGGCACGGAAGCCGGCCACCACGACGGCCAGGAAGGGGCCGATGGTGCAGCCGAGCGAGGCGATCGCGTACGCCATGCCGAACAGCACCATCGAGCCGAACCGTCGGCGGACCGCCGGTCCGGTCGCCACCTTCGGGGTGAAGGCCGGCAGTTGGCGTCCGGCCAGCAGCCAGCCGCCGGCCGCCACCAGGGCGAGGCCGATCAGTATCGACACCCAGGGCAGGTGACGGGCGACCGCGTCCGCCGCGGGGGCGGCGAGCAGCCCGAACGCGCCGAACACCGCGACGAACCCCAGTGTCATCGCGCCGGTCAGCGCGACCGCCCGGCCGATCGGTGCGAGCAGGCCTCGCTCGGCCGTCGGCTCGTCGCCCAGCACCAGCATCGACAGGTACGCGGGTAGCAGTGCGAAGCCGCACGGGTTGACCGCGGCCAGCAGCCCGGCGCCGACGGCGAGGCCGTATGGCGTGTCCGGCATGGTCAGTTGAGCCCGGCGACCCGCTTGCGCAGGTCCGCCGGGGACAGTGGTCCGGTGTGCACGACGGTGCCGGCGGAGTCGATGAGCACGTACTGTTCCTGGCTGGTCACCTTGAAGCGGCGCCAGACCTGGCCGTCGTCGTCGGCCAGGTGGGGGAAGCCCTCGATCCCGGTCTCCTTCGCAAACCGTCGCATCGCCTCGGCGCCGCTGCCCAGCCCGGCCACGCCGACCACGTTGACCCGGCCCGCGTTCTCGCGCTGAACGGCGGCCACCTCGTCGGCAACGGCGCGGCAGCGGGTACACCAGGCCGCCCAGAACCACAGCACCGCAGGCTTGCCGGCGAGGCTGCTGCCCGAGAATGCCGCGCCATCGATCGTCCGGCCGGTGAACGTGAGCGTCTCCGGGACTGCCGTGTCCGTCGCGCCGCTGGCCGTCGGGCCGACAGTGCCCGCAGTGGTCGGCGGGGCCGCTGCGCTTGGCCCGGCGGTCGTGCCGTCCGGGGCTGCGGACGGCTCGGTGCCGCCGCAGGCGGCGAGGGCGAGAACGACCGCCGTCAGGGCGGCCACACCGGGCAGGGGTGCGGTACGGGGACCGGGCATGAGCGGATACTAGCCCGGCCCTCTATCGAGCAGGATTACCGCTTTCTTACGGCAGGTGTGAGGCCGTCACCGGTCGAGGCAGCCGGACCGGCCAGGAAGGCGCCGGCGGCGACGCCCGGCGGGAGTTCACCGACGGGCACGGTGAACCCGCTGATGCCCCGCGCCCAGAGCCGGGTGACGGCGCGGCGCTCGTTATGATGGCGCGGAATTCGTGGAGCGCCGGGAAGTCTGGTCGGCACCGTGACGAACCGTTCCCTCCGGAGGCCCGCGTGCTGTTGCTCTGCTTTGCCGCCGTCCTGTTGGCTGCCGTGCTGGTGTCGGCGCTGGCCCACCGGACGATCCTGTCCACGGCGGCCCTGTTCCTGGTGGCCGGGTTCGTCCTGGGTGAAGACACCACGGGTGTGCTGCATCTGCGGGCCGACTCGCCGATCGTGGCGCAACTGGCGGAGCTGGCGCTGTTTGCGGTGCTGTTCACCGACGGTATGCGGGTGGGCTGGGCCGACCTTCGTGCGGCGTGGCGGCTGCCGGGAAGGGCGCTCGGCTGGGGCCTGCCGCTGACCCTGCTGATCACCGCGGTACTGGCGCACTACGTCGCCGGGCTGGACTGGCCGGAGGCCCTGCTGATCGGTGCGGTCCTTGCTCCGACCGACCCGGTGTTCGCCGCTGCGCTGGTCGGCAACGACAAGGTCCCCGCCCGGTTACGGCATCTGCTCAACGTTGAGTCGGGGGTCAACGACGGTCTGGCGCTGCCGTTCGTGGTGGTGCTTCTCGCCGTGGCCGCCGGTTCCGACGACCTGCATCTCGGTGAGCTCGCCACGGAACTGGCGCTTGGTCTGCTGATCGGCGTGTTGGTGCCGTTGGCGGCGATCGCGCTGGAGCGGATGCGTTGGTTCGCCGCCTCGGCCGCCTACGCCCCGCTCAACGGGGTCGCGATCGGGCTGCTGGTGCTGGCATTGGGCAAGGTCACCCACGGCAACCTCTTCCTGGCCGCGTTCGCCGCCGGGATCACCGTGGCGACCTTCGGTCCTCGGGAGCGGGCGGCCTTCGAACACTTCGGGGAGAACGTCGCCGAGTTGCTGAAGCTCGCCGCGCTCCTGGTGTTCGGGGCGCTGATCTCGGTGGGGTTCCTGGGCGAGATTTCCTGGGCCGGGTGGGTGTTCGCGGTGCTCGCGATCGTGGTGGCCCGTCCGGTCGCCCTGGGCATATCGTTCCTCCGCTCGGGGCTCGGCCTGCGGGAGCAGGCTGCCGCCATGTGGTTCGGTCCGAAGGGCTTCGCATCGGTGGTGTATGGGCTGCTCGTCGTGGAGTCCGGCATCGCTGCCGCAGACGAGGTGTTCCACCTGGTGGCACTGACGATCGTCATCTCGATCATGGCACACTCATCGACTGATGTCGTGGTCGCCCGGGCCTTCGACGAAGACCGGGAGACCCCGAACTGGCACGGAGTGCTACGACGCGTACGGCGGCGAGGCCGCAACGGCGACGATGACGCAGTCCTGCTTTCGGGGCAACGGGGCGACGGGCAAGATCCAAGGGTGCCTCGCCGGCCGGCTGACGCGAGCGAAAGAAGCGTTTCCCGGGATGGTCGGCCCAGCGCGGACTAGCTTGATCTTCAACCTGCTGGGCGGCGGCACTGACCCCGGCTGATCATGGGGACGAGCCTGATTGATCATGCCCCTTGGATTGCCACGGTAGGTGCCTTCGGTCATGACCGGCCGTCCGGCAGCCTTCCAGGGCTCGCGTGGTTGGCGCCGGTGCCTCCGGTGACGTCGGCGCCAGCCGTGACGCTGAGCAGGACGTGTGCCCGTCAGTAGCCGTTGGGTGTGAGGACGTCGATGAACAGCGGGTTGGGTTCGGTGCCGCCGAGTGTGACGCTGTCGTTCTTGACGTAGCCGTAGTAGGCGTTGGCGTCGATGACCCGGTTGTTGCCGATGTAGACGCCGGTGTGGTCCAGGTCGCCGCCGTAGCGAATGCCGTCGTTCGGGTCGGTGTCCCAGAAGACGAGGTCTCCCGGGCGTGGGGAGCTGACCCGACGGCCTTGGTTGATCTGGCCCTGCAGCCAGTAGTTCAGCTGCAGTCCGCGGCCTGTGGCGGCCTTCGTTCCGTCCCAGATGGCGTGTCTGTTGAGGCATTCGCAGTCCACCGTCTGCGTGCCGCATGTCCAGCCGTAGGCGAGGCGGTACGGCGTGCCCAGGTAGGCCTTCGCGGCGTTCACGACCGCCGCTCGTACACCCGTGGCGCCGTGCGCGGGCGTGGCGACCATCCCGACGCTCGCTGCCGTGGTGACCGCGATCGCGATGGCGCTCAGTCTCTGGCGTGCCGAACTCATGGGGCCTCCCCTGGATCATGCCGTCAGCGGCGACAACGTTATTCGTCGTACGATGCAGTGAAGAACAGTGATCGATGTTAGTCAAGTTTGCCGGTCGCGTCGATTGCAGGGAGGCAGTGGTGAGGCAGCCAGGTGGCTGCCGTTGGCCCGGACGGATGGGCCGCGTCTCAGACCGAAGTGTGTGGCGGGCCTGGGTCAGTGTCAGCAGCGTTGCCCACCGTGTGTGACATCCTCGCGTTCCGGTCCGCCAGGGCGGCCCCCATGTCTTTGTCGGACGCGGGCTGGGGCGCTGCTGGCGCACGACGTGGCGCATCTGTCGGCGTACGGGTTCGGATGCCCAGTTAGGTACGCGTGAAGTCGTACGCCGACACGCATCCGCGGCAGCGACCACCGGGCACCCTGCGCGGATACCTCGAGCACGGCCGGAACAAATCGAGAGCGGCCGCTGCGGCGCACCTGTCCCGTCCGGCTCTCTACGAGCGGCTGGCTCGGATCGGCCGGATCCTCGCGACGCCGACCTCGACTCGGTTGATGTCTGCCTCTCTCTGCACGTCGCGCTGCTGGCCCTTGACGTCGTTTCGCCGAGCGTGAGCCAGCGGTAGGGTGAGCACCCTGTTCGGTGGGTTCGGCAGGGTGGCGGCTGCCGCCGTGCCCGCAACGACGCGTGGGTCAGGGCGATGAAGCTACATGTCTGCGCGAGTGTGTGTCGGATGCGGGGGCGAGGTCGCAGCCGGTGGTGGTGGCCGCGTAGCCGACGATGTGCGCTTCGGCCTGTTGTCGGGTGATGGATGTCCGGGCGATGACGTGATAGCCGTAGGCGTCCTCGAGAGCGACGAGGTTGCTCGCGATCTCGGTCGAGGTCGCGGTGAGATGAAACTGCCCGAGACCGGCGCCGGTGTCGAGGATCGATCGATAGAGGCTCACCTGGCGGTCGTAGAGCGTGCGGCGCAGTGAGGCGTCGACACGTCGCCGGCGAGCCTGTGGGGAGAATTCGTAGAGCAGGCAGCACAGTTCGTCGTCCGGGCTGGTGGGCAGGCCCGAGCCGATGGTCACCGCCAGCCGCTCTCGCGGGTCCGTGACACCTTCGACGGCTGCGACACGGCGGGCATCGAAGCGGTCGACGGCTTCGGCGTAGACCTCCTGGAACAGCTGCTCGATCTCTCGGAAGTAGTAGGTGACGGAGCCGGTAGCCATGCCGGCGGCGTCGGCGACGTCACGGACCCGTACTGCGGCCAGGCCGTGCGTGACGATCGCGCGCCGCGCCGCCCGCACCAGGTGCTGGCGCCGCTCCTCCTGGTTCTTGGGCCGCGCCATATCCTGCACTCCCTTCACCGGCCAGCCTCCGTCGCCACGGGAACGTCTGCCCGCCGTGGAGATGGACTCAACAGTACCGTTCAGGCCTTGGACAGATGGCGCCACTGGTTCTTCACCGGAGCGTACGAAGAACCGCTCTCGTCATTCGGGAGTTCCCGTGGACCTTCATCCGCGCCGTTATGCCACCTCAGCGTTGGCCAGACTGGCCGCGCTCGCCGCGGCGGCCTGCTGGGGGAACCGGGATGAACTGCTCCGGCTTCAAGGGCGGCATCGGCCTGGACAGTGCAAGGCCCTTGCCCGGCGGGTCCCCCTGGGCATGGCCCGCACCGGCACCTCCGGCTCGCACTTCTCTGGTGATCCGTTTTCTTGCTTTCGCCACAGCCACTCCCGGCGCTCTCGCAAGTTGCTGTCCGAGCCCTGAGCGGGGAGGAACTGGATTCCCTGCGGTTCGTGCCGTGGGGGTACACCGACCGCTTCTACGAGGCGACCCGTCCAGGTGGTGGAAGAGGCCATCGTCAACGCGCTGATCGGCAATACCGCGATGGTTGGCCGGGACGGCAACCGCACGCCGGCCCTGCCGCGCGACCGTCTGATCAGTCTGCTGGCCCACCGATCTTGATTCGAGCCCGGAGCCGACGACGCCGCAGCGCGTAGAGAATCGCGCTGCCGGCGAAGATCGCTGCGCTGGCCGCCAGCCAGCGGGCCAGCAGCGGCTGCGGGGTCAGGCCGGTCGCCGCCGTGTACGTGTCGCCGCCGAGTCCGAGGATGCCGGGAAGGTAGACGAGCAGGAGCAGCCCGGAGGCAAGCGCGGGCACTCGTACGTGGTTCAGCACGGAGCGGCGGTTCGGGCGGTCCGTCGCGGCGAGCAGCGCCCGATCGAC
Protein-coding regions in this window:
- a CDS encoding redoxin domain-containing protein, producing the protein MPGPRTAPLPGVAALTAVVLALAACGGTEPSAAPDGTTAGPSAAAPPTTAGTVGPTASGATDTAVPETLTFTGRTIDGAAFSGSSLAGKPAVLWFWAAWCTRCRAVADEVAAVQRENAGRVNVVGVAGLGSGAEAMRRFAKETGIEGFPHLADDDGQVWRRFKVTSQEQYVLIDSAGTVVHTGPLSPADLRKRVAGLN
- a CDS encoding C40 family peptidase is translated as MSSARQRLSAIAIAVTTAASVGMVATPAHGATGVRAAVVNAAKAYLGTPYRLAYGWTCGTQTVDCECLNRHAIWDGTKAATGRGLQLNYWLQGQINQGRRVSSPRPGDLVFWDTDPNDGIRYGGDLDHTGVYIGNNRVIDANAYYGYVKNDSVTLGGTEPNPLFIDVLTPNGY
- a CDS encoding cytochrome c biogenesis CcdA family protein yields the protein MPDTPYGLAVGAGLLAAVNPCGFALLPAYLSMLVLGDEPTAERGLLAPIGRAVALTGAMTLGFVAVFGAFGLLAAPAADAVARHLPWVSILIGLALVAAGGWLLAGRQLPAFTPKVATGPAVRRRFGSMVLFGMAYAIASLGCTIGPFLAVVVAGFRAGSALSGIGLFVAYAMGMGLAVGAAALAVALARDSLVRRTRRAAPLLGRVAGLLLMVTGGYVAWYGWYEVRVFAGRGDTDDPIIDAAGAVQTALSGWLAVLGPWTVAASALALLALAAGVTLTRRRRALAQQAHRPSN
- a CDS encoding TetR/AcrR family transcriptional regulator, translated to MKGVQDMARPKNQEERRQHLVRAARRAIVTHGLAAVRVRDVADAAGMATGSVTYYFREIEQLFQEVYAEAVDRFDARRVAAVEGVTDPRERLAVTIGSGLPTSPDDELCCLLYEFSPQARRRRVDASLRRTLYDRQVSLYRSILDTGAGLGQFHLTATSTEIASNLVALEDAYGYHVIARTSITRQQAEAHIVGYAATTTGCDLAPASDTHSRRHVASSP